A region of Myxococcus stipitatus DSM 14675 DNA encodes the following proteins:
- a CDS encoding SDR family oxidoreductase, with the protein MKKPLEGRIALVTGATRGAGRGIATRLGEAGATVYCSGRSVRGQPASGPKRPETLEETAEQVTALGGKGIAVRCDHTIDAQVIALRDRIQQEQGRLDILVNDIWGCDTLSEFGVPFWKLNPDHARTMLERAVFTHLITSRYLVPVMLPQNQGLIVEITDGDHFGYRGSLYYDLAKMSVIRLAFSMSRDLRRTGITALAVTPGFLRSEEMLENFGVTEANWRDAAKTEPDFIASESPSYVGRAVAALAADPHVASKAGRVFSSWALAREYGFTDLDGSTPHWGDHFARTYPGSPYRVADEAAYFTWRDSPIERVRPHWPEE; encoded by the coding sequence ATGAAGAAGCCACTCGAAGGACGCATCGCCCTCGTCACGGGTGCCACCCGTGGCGCCGGACGAGGCATCGCCACTCGCCTCGGCGAAGCAGGCGCCACCGTCTACTGCTCGGGCCGCAGCGTCCGAGGCCAGCCCGCCTCCGGCCCCAAGCGCCCGGAGACCCTCGAGGAGACCGCCGAGCAGGTCACCGCCCTGGGGGGCAAGGGCATCGCCGTGCGCTGCGACCACACCATCGACGCGCAGGTCATCGCCCTGCGCGACCGCATCCAACAGGAGCAGGGCCGCCTCGACATCCTCGTGAATGACATCTGGGGCTGCGACACCCTCTCCGAGTTCGGCGTGCCCTTCTGGAAGCTGAACCCGGACCACGCCCGCACCATGCTGGAGCGCGCGGTGTTCACCCACCTCATCACCAGCCGGTACCTCGTCCCGGTCATGCTCCCCCAGAACCAGGGGCTCATCGTCGAAATCACCGACGGCGACCACTTCGGCTACCGGGGCAGCCTCTACTACGATCTCGCGAAGATGAGCGTCATCCGCCTGGCCTTCTCCATGTCGCGAGACCTTCGCCGCACCGGCATCACCGCCCTCGCCGTGACGCCCGGCTTCCTGCGCTCCGAGGAGATGCTCGAGAACTTCGGCGTCACCGAAGCCAACTGGCGCGACGCCGCCAAGACAGAGCCGGACTTCATCGCCTCCGAGTCCCCGTCCTACGTCGGCCGAGCCGTGGCCGCGCTCGCCGCGGACCCCCACGTCGCCTCCAAAGCCGGCCGCGTCTTCAGCTCCTGGGCCCTGGCTCGCGAGTACGGCTTCACCGACCTGGATGGCTCCACGCCCCACTGGGGAGACCACTTCGCCCGCACCTACCCCGGCAGTCCCTACCGCGTCGCCGACGAGGCCGCCTACTTCACCTGGCGTGACAGCCCCATCGAGCGCGTCCGCCCCCACTGGCCCGAGGAGTGA
- a CDS encoding septal ring lytic transglycosylase RlpA family protein — protein MRATTLVLLLALGLSTACASRAAKPDRPEDVGPEPGSPRVTKREQMPRSYLGEGLASFYGPGLHGRPTASGERFNQNALTAAHRKARFGSCLRVVNMENGRSVEVRVNDRGPFVEGRIIDVSQAAASKLGMLDKGVVRVRLYRCADNVSEIPRAMWAAPV, from the coding sequence ATGCGCGCGACGACCCTTGTCCTTCTTCTGGCGCTGGGGTTGTCCACGGCGTGTGCCTCGCGCGCGGCGAAGCCGGACCGGCCCGAGGATGTGGGGCCGGAGCCAGGCTCGCCCCGGGTGACGAAGCGCGAGCAGATGCCTCGCTCGTACCTGGGAGAGGGGCTGGCCTCGTTCTACGGCCCCGGGCTGCATGGCCGTCCCACCGCGAGCGGGGAGCGCTTCAACCAGAACGCGCTCACCGCCGCGCACCGCAAGGCGCGCTTCGGCTCGTGCCTGCGCGTGGTGAACATGGAGAATGGGCGCTCGGTGGAGGTACGCGTCAATGACCGGGGGCCCTTCGTCGAGGGGCGCATCATCGACGTCTCGCAGGCCGCCGCCTCGAAGCTGGGCATGTTGGACAAAGGCGTGGTGCGGGTGCGCTTGTATCGCTGCGCGGACAACGTGTCGGAGATTCCCCGCGCAATGTGGGCGGCTCCGGTGTAG
- a CDS encoding aspartate-semialdehyde dehydrogenase produces the protein MKDDLQIAVVGATGVVGREVLAGLYARDVPAEQVRAFGSERSKGLEVEYGEDSLEVERATAEAFRGVGLVLLATPGEVSRTLAPAAQAAGAWVVDVSPAFRGDGNVPLVLPGFNTESLSTVTKGRVVCLPGAVTTAAVHVVEPLRRAFGVARAQVTAMMAVSSAGVRGVAELEKQTADLMSGREPEPHAFPHRVGFNLVPQVGGFMAGSPWTEEEAGWTLEAARLFAGRGEAPVLAGTAVQVPSFYGHGLVINVQLKKAGPVEQVRAALKTSPSLKVLDAPGERVYPMPMLVTSDPAVHVGRVRAFPQSPEWVTLFAAIDNATRGAALNLVETGLKLAERERAP, from the coding sequence ATGAAAGACGATTTGCAGATTGCCGTGGTGGGTGCCACCGGCGTGGTGGGTCGCGAAGTGCTGGCCGGACTGTACGCGCGCGATGTGCCCGCGGAGCAGGTGAGGGCCTTCGGCTCGGAGCGCTCGAAGGGGCTGGAGGTGGAGTACGGCGAGGACTCGCTGGAGGTGGAGCGCGCCACGGCCGAGGCCTTCCGGGGCGTGGGGCTGGTGCTGCTGGCCACGCCGGGCGAGGTGTCTCGCACGCTGGCTCCCGCGGCGCAGGCGGCGGGGGCGTGGGTGGTGGACGTCAGCCCCGCGTTCCGTGGCGACGGCAACGTCCCGCTGGTGCTCCCGGGCTTCAACACCGAGTCGCTGAGCACCGTCACGAAGGGCCGTGTGGTGTGCCTGCCGGGCGCGGTCACCACGGCCGCAGTGCACGTGGTGGAGCCGCTGCGCCGGGCGTTCGGCGTGGCGCGTGCGCAGGTGACGGCGATGATGGCCGTCTCGAGCGCGGGCGTGCGCGGCGTGGCGGAATTGGAGAAGCAGACGGCGGACCTGATGTCCGGGCGCGAGCCGGAGCCGCATGCCTTCCCGCACCGCGTGGGCTTCAACCTGGTGCCGCAGGTGGGCGGCTTCATGGCGGGCTCGCCGTGGACGGAGGAGGAGGCGGGCTGGACGCTGGAGGCCGCGCGGTTGTTCGCGGGCCGAGGCGAGGCCCCCGTCCTCGCGGGCACGGCGGTGCAGGTGCCCAGCTTCTACGGGCACGGGCTGGTCATCAACGTGCAGCTCAAGAAGGCGGGCCCGGTGGAGCAGGTGAGGGCGGCGCTGAAGACGTCCCCCTCGCTCAAGGTGCTGGATGCGCCGGGGGAGCGCGTCTACCCCATGCCCATGCTCGTCACGTCGGACCCCGCGGTCCATGTGGGCCGGGTGCGTGCCTTCCCGCAGTCCCCGGAGTGGGTGACGCTCTTCGCCGCCATCGACAACGCGACCCGAGGGGCCGCGCTCAACCTCGTGGAGACCGGGTTGAAGCTGGCCGAGCGGGAGCGGGCTCCCTGA
- the uppS gene encoding polyprenyl diphosphate synthase, translated as MERPQVVSALEMQVKARPVPRHVGIIMDGNGRWAESRGLERLEGHREGSASVREVTRTARRVGIQALTLYAFSSQNWARPAEEVAGLMDLLRDYLERERAEIMDNGIRLKAVGDVGRLPRFVKDPLDRLIADSAENTGMVLSLALSYGGREEILHAASRMAEAISRGELSAGRVEESDFESFLWTNGLPPLDLVVRTSGEQRISNFLLWQMAYAELCFSDALWPDFRTDEFLRCVSQYQQRERRFGLTSAQVKREDTPQRAKA; from the coding sequence ATGGAACGCCCCCAAGTGGTTTCCGCCCTCGAAATGCAGGTCAAGGCCCGGCCCGTGCCGCGCCACGTGGGCATCATCATGGATGGCAACGGCCGGTGGGCGGAGTCCCGGGGTCTGGAGCGACTGGAGGGGCACCGTGAGGGGAGCGCCAGTGTACGCGAAGTCACCCGCACCGCGCGCCGCGTGGGCATCCAGGCACTGACCCTCTACGCCTTTTCCTCACAGAACTGGGCCCGGCCCGCGGAGGAGGTCGCCGGGCTGATGGACCTGCTGCGCGACTACCTGGAGCGTGAGCGGGCCGAAATCATGGACAACGGCATCCGGCTCAAGGCGGTGGGCGACGTCGGGCGGCTGCCGCGCTTCGTGAAGGATCCGCTGGACCGGCTCATCGCCGACTCGGCGGAGAACACCGGCATGGTGCTGTCGCTGGCCTTGTCCTACGGAGGGCGGGAGGAGATCCTCCACGCCGCCAGCCGGATGGCGGAGGCCATCTCCCGGGGCGAGCTGTCCGCGGGCCGGGTGGAAGAGTCCGACTTCGAGTCCTTTCTCTGGACGAATGGGCTGCCCCCGCTGGACCTGGTGGTCCGCACCAGCGGCGAGCAGCGCATCTCCAACTTCCTCCTCTGGCAGATGGCATACGCGGAGCTGTGCTTCAGCGACGCCCTCTGGCCGGACTTCCGCACCGATGAGTTTCTCCGCTGCGTGTCCCAGTACCAGCAGCGAGAGCGGCGCTTCGGTCTGACCTCCGCGCAGGTCAAGCGGGAGGACACCCCCCAGCGGGCCAAGGCGTGA
- a CDS encoding MopE-related protein, producing the protein MTVETKAIHSVNLQIQAEDADKDGYASRLSGGTDCTDDNARINPGADELCNDTDDNCDGVSDEAHFKLNQACEVSADCRGISRCNPVTQTQHCDTPPAKTVYPDADGDTYGQKNAPPRIVCGDIPPGYTSGPSTDCRDDLFSINPGRQDLCDGEDTNCDGINDEAFPAKGQSCTELSTMCEGTQACRMDKQGLECMTPAPSRWYLDADGDGHGENTVVDSCVKPAGAYVNLGGDCDDGNPFTHPGATEICDDLDNNCDAQRESVDQCPAQSSPLWVPKVVEAGGNWLTASSWGKGNIWVAGTNNRRARMTSSATEFTTISSTLCDGSTLSSNTTWTSSWSDPTDGRAWLGSEGGLKGYQPLGSANCVIVADDDLKVFGLAGTRTNNVLSLYGASASAATADGAAFTWNGTGSPVYNPVTNRLSEVFDVHASAPAHVLAVGGVSSSPRARIYRLEPATGLWNLETVPSAERLRGVWVVNNEVAFAVGDAGNVLRKTHGTPWVAVARTPDNHNLTSVIAFGANSAYATCASGHIYRFNGQGWTRVYNGSTRLNDITGSGPDDIWAVGDGGRIIRWPSWPDSPP; encoded by the coding sequence ATGACGGTGGAAACAAAAGCCATCCACTCAGTCAATCTGCAAATCCAAGCCGAGGATGCGGACAAGGATGGCTATGCATCCCGGCTGAGTGGAGGCACCGACTGCACGGACGACAATGCGAGAATCAATCCGGGCGCAGACGAACTCTGCAATGATACGGACGACAACTGCGATGGCGTCTCCGACGAGGCTCATTTCAAACTGAACCAAGCATGTGAAGTGTCCGCCGACTGCAGGGGCATCTCCCGCTGCAATCCGGTCACGCAGACTCAGCACTGCGACACTCCGCCCGCCAAGACAGTGTATCCAGACGCCGATGGGGACACCTATGGCCAGAAGAACGCGCCCCCTCGCATCGTCTGCGGCGACATCCCCCCTGGCTACACCAGTGGGCCGTCGACCGACTGCCGGGATGACCTGTTCAGCATCAACCCGGGAAGACAAGACCTCTGCGACGGCGAGGACACCAACTGCGACGGAATCAACGATGAGGCCTTTCCCGCGAAGGGACAATCCTGCACAGAGCTCTCGACGATGTGCGAAGGCACTCAGGCATGTCGCATGGACAAGCAAGGGCTCGAGTGCATGACGCCCGCCCCCTCCCGCTGGTACCTGGACGCGGATGGTGATGGCCATGGTGAGAACACGGTCGTCGACTCGTGCGTGAAGCCCGCTGGGGCATACGTCAACCTGGGTGGGGATTGCGACGATGGGAATCCCTTCACCCATCCCGGAGCCACCGAGATTTGCGACGACCTGGACAACAACTGTGATGCGCAAAGGGAGTCTGTCGATCAGTGCCCGGCGCAGTCTTCACCGCTATGGGTCCCGAAGGTCGTCGAGGCAGGAGGTAACTGGCTCACCGCTTCTTCCTGGGGAAAGGGAAACATCTGGGTTGCAGGCACCAACAATCGCCGCGCGCGGATGACCTCGTCCGCCACGGAGTTCACGACCATCTCGAGCACCCTCTGCGATGGAAGCACCCTCAGCAGCAACACCACATGGACCAGCAGTTGGAGCGACCCCACCGACGGCCGTGCATGGCTTGGCAGCGAAGGCGGACTCAAGGGCTACCAGCCGCTGGGTTCCGCGAACTGCGTCATCGTCGCTGACGATGATTTGAAGGTCTTCGGCCTGGCGGGCACGAGGACGAACAACGTCCTCTCCCTCTACGGTGCTTCAGCGAGCGCCGCCACGGCCGATGGCGCGGCTTTCACGTGGAACGGGACGGGATCACCTGTCTACAACCCTGTCACCAACAGACTGAGCGAAGTCTTTGATGTCCACGCCTCCGCCCCTGCGCACGTCTTGGCGGTGGGAGGCGTCAGCAGCAGTCCGCGCGCCCGCATCTATCGCCTCGAGCCAGCCACGGGTCTGTGGAATCTGGAAACAGTGCCAAGCGCAGAGAGACTCCGAGGCGTCTGGGTGGTCAACAACGAGGTCGCCTTCGCCGTGGGCGATGCTGGCAACGTGTTGAGGAAGACCCACGGGACACCATGGGTTGCCGTGGCCAGGACTCCCGACAACCACAACCTGACCTCGGTCATCGCCTTTGGCGCGAACTCGGCCTACGCCACCTGCGCCTCCGGGCATATCTACCGATTCAACGGTCAGGGCTGGACAAGGGTCTACAACGGCAGCACCCGACTCAATGACATCACCGGCTCTGGCCCCGATGACATCTGGGCGGTGGGCGACGGAGGACGCATCATCCGCTGGCCAAGCTGGCCGGACTCGCCCCCGTGA
- a CDS encoding helix-turn-helix transcriptional regulator — translation MRADRLVSLMLLLQSRPKLTAGDLARELQVSERTIHRDLDSLSSSGVPVYATRGASGGVALVEGWKTQLTGLNRAELQALAAIGGAPGRLGDLGLSGPLRSGLVKLAAALPALQQPALEYARQRLHVDASGWFTAKDEVPHLELLREAAWQNQRVSLTYRDFDGKRSRRVVEPYALVLKADRWYLVAGTEAGVRVYRGSRIAGAKVRAETFERPERFDLPAFWREWCSKFLEKRARYEVTLRLTPEAEAALRHMRPPADGVRFDEGREEGGRKTVVVDFERESIALGQLCEVMRGFEVVGPEELRARLIALASAVLTAHPS, via the coding sequence ATGCGCGCCGACCGACTCGTCAGTCTGATGCTGCTGTTGCAGAGCCGCCCGAAGCTGACGGCGGGGGACCTGGCGCGCGAGCTCCAGGTCTCCGAGCGGACGATTCACCGGGACCTCGACTCCCTGTCGTCGTCGGGGGTGCCGGTGTACGCGACGCGAGGGGCGTCCGGGGGTGTGGCGCTGGTGGAGGGATGGAAGACGCAGCTGACGGGCTTGAATCGCGCGGAGCTGCAGGCGCTGGCGGCCATAGGTGGGGCTCCGGGGCGGTTGGGGGATTTGGGGTTGTCGGGGCCGCTGCGCAGCGGGTTGGTGAAGCTGGCGGCGGCACTGCCGGCGTTGCAGCAGCCGGCGCTGGAGTACGCGCGGCAGCGGCTGCATGTGGATGCATCGGGGTGGTTCACGGCGAAGGATGAGGTCCCGCACCTGGAGCTGCTTCGCGAGGCGGCGTGGCAGAACCAGCGGGTGTCGCTGACGTATCGGGACTTCGACGGCAAGCGGAGTCGGCGGGTGGTGGAGCCCTACGCGCTCGTGCTCAAGGCGGACCGCTGGTACCTCGTCGCGGGGACGGAGGCGGGGGTGCGGGTGTACCGGGGCTCGCGCATCGCGGGGGCGAAGGTGCGCGCGGAGACCTTCGAGCGGCCAGAGCGGTTCGACCTGCCCGCGTTCTGGCGGGAGTGGTGCTCGAAGTTCCTGGAGAAGCGCGCCCGGTACGAAGTGACGCTGCGGCTGACGCCCGAGGCGGAGGCTGCGCTGCGGCACATGCGGCCCCCCGCGGATGGCGTTCGCTTCGACGAAGGCCGTGAGGAAGGAGGGAGGAAGACAGTCGTCGTGGACTTCGAGCGGGAGTCCATCGCGCTGGGGCAGCTCTGCGAAGTGATGCGTGGGTTTGAAGTCGTGGGGCCGGAGGAACTCCGCGCGCGGTTGATTGCCTTGGCGTCCGCGGTGCTCACGGCGCATCCATCCTGA
- a CDS encoding phosphatidate cytidylyltransferase, translated as MNDKNRNLVVRIVTALTLLPLVVLLLFLGGVWSAGLLGLAAAACVGEYYLIVQKRLTAAAWVGMAFAAVMPFLPLKDAARTGETAFWLTVVFAFFAWIYHLFKGPLAEAPTRTAHLVNGFLYGAVGLTALSALRLLPDHGLAWVICALTITWANDTAAYFFGRFLGRHKLYPEVSPNKTWEGFYGGMLGSVGGMFIARAFFFPVFTVWDCVLLGIAGGILGPVGDLCESMLKRAYGVKDSGVLIPGHGGVLDRIDALLFNAPLVFVYVQFVRGWLP; from the coding sequence GTGAACGACAAGAACCGAAACCTCGTCGTGCGCATCGTGACGGCGCTGACGCTCCTGCCGCTCGTGGTGCTGCTCCTCTTCCTCGGCGGCGTGTGGAGCGCGGGCCTGTTGGGCCTCGCCGCGGCCGCGTGCGTGGGGGAGTACTACCTCATCGTGCAGAAGCGGCTGACGGCCGCCGCCTGGGTGGGCATGGCCTTCGCGGCCGTGATGCCCTTCCTCCCCCTCAAGGACGCCGCGCGCACGGGGGAGACGGCCTTCTGGCTCACCGTCGTCTTCGCGTTCTTCGCGTGGATCTACCACCTCTTCAAGGGCCCCCTCGCGGAGGCCCCCACGCGCACCGCGCACCTGGTCAACGGCTTCCTCTATGGCGCCGTGGGCCTCACCGCGCTGTCGGCCCTGCGCCTGCTCCCGGACCATGGCCTCGCGTGGGTCATCTGCGCGCTGACCATCACCTGGGCCAACGACACCGCCGCCTACTTCTTCGGTCGCTTCCTGGGGCGCCACAAGCTCTACCCGGAAGTGAGCCCGAACAAGACGTGGGAGGGGTTCTACGGCGGCATGTTGGGCTCGGTGGGCGGCATGTTCATCGCCCGGGCCTTCTTCTTCCCCGTCTTCACCGTGTGGGACTGCGTGCTCCTGGGCATCGCCGGAGGCATCCTGGGCCCGGTGGGGGACCTGTGCGAGTCCATGCTCAAGCGCGCCTATGGCGTGAAGGACTCCGGGGTGCTCATCCCGGGGCACGGCGGGGTGTTGGACCGCATCGACGCGCTGCTCTTCAATGCGCCCTTGGTGTTCGTCTACGTGCAGTTCGTGCGCGGATGGCTGCCGTAG
- the rseP gene encoding RIP metalloprotease RseP, with protein MPSLQNLGFFILLLGVLVTVHELGHFLVAKACGVKVLKFSIGFGPKLIGFVKGETEYQIAILPLGGFVKMAGDLPHEELGPDEAKRGFLAQPPWKRGLIVLAGPAFNLIFPVIVYFFVFLGPHQATSTLVGYVEPGMPASAAGLRPGDRVMSVEGVPVRTFEDMRDTFVGRFERPIPIVVERDGKPVTLTVSPIKSTETSPIDTVERGLIGVLPLAKPPMVGVPPGSPAEAAGLRTFDRVLSVNGTHVPDEARLYQELGRHPEGEPLKVVVRRMQVVEAGVVKGQASSVVEVTVPRQPGVGLAALGAEPADLYVSAVVPGSAADKAGLKQGDRVVSLNGEALPSFRMLDVKLSGAEAKPFSLTWRGAGGEQTQTLSQAPLTAEDSMGQETTKLSLGARGWALLDADVAKADEVTVHLGPGAALKQAAIVVPKIVGQMVKVLAGLVTRDVPLSTVGGPIMMYQLAAKSAEQGLDSFLNLMAIISINLGVMNLLPIPVLDGFALLSAAWEGIRRRPIPVRVREAANMVGLALLILLMLLVFTNDITR; from the coding sequence ATGCCCTCACTTCAGAACCTGGGGTTCTTCATCCTCCTGCTTGGCGTGCTCGTGACAGTGCACGAGCTCGGCCATTTCCTCGTGGCGAAGGCCTGCGGGGTGAAGGTCCTCAAGTTCTCCATCGGCTTCGGGCCGAAGCTCATCGGCTTCGTCAAGGGCGAGACGGAGTACCAGATCGCCATCCTCCCCCTGGGAGGCTTCGTGAAGATGGCGGGCGACCTGCCCCACGAGGAACTGGGCCCGGATGAGGCCAAGCGAGGTTTCCTGGCGCAGCCCCCCTGGAAGCGCGGACTCATCGTCCTGGCGGGGCCGGCCTTCAACCTCATCTTCCCCGTCATCGTCTATTTCTTCGTGTTCCTGGGGCCGCACCAGGCGACGTCCACCCTGGTGGGGTACGTGGAGCCGGGCATGCCCGCCTCCGCCGCCGGCCTGCGCCCCGGAGACCGGGTGATGTCCGTGGAAGGCGTGCCCGTGCGCACGTTCGAGGACATGCGGGACACCTTCGTCGGCCGCTTCGAGCGCCCGATTCCCATCGTCGTCGAGCGCGACGGCAAGCCCGTGACGCTCACCGTGTCGCCGATCAAGAGCACGGAGACGTCGCCCATCGACACCGTGGAGCGCGGCCTCATCGGCGTCCTGCCGCTGGCCAAGCCCCCCATGGTGGGCGTGCCTCCGGGCTCTCCCGCCGAGGCCGCGGGCCTGCGCACCTTCGACCGCGTGTTGAGCGTCAACGGCACGCATGTGCCGGACGAGGCTCGGCTGTATCAGGAGCTGGGCCGTCACCCCGAGGGGGAGCCGCTCAAGGTCGTCGTGCGGCGCATGCAGGTCGTCGAGGCCGGCGTGGTGAAGGGGCAGGCGTCGAGCGTGGTGGAGGTGACGGTGCCCCGTCAGCCCGGCGTGGGCCTGGCGGCGTTGGGCGCGGAGCCCGCGGACCTGTACGTGTCGGCGGTGGTGCCCGGCAGCGCGGCGGACAAGGCCGGGCTGAAGCAGGGGGACCGCGTGGTGTCGCTCAACGGCGAGGCGCTGCCGTCCTTCCGCATGCTGGACGTGAAGCTCAGCGGCGCGGAGGCCAAGCCCTTCTCCTTGACGTGGCGGGGCGCGGGGGGCGAGCAGACGCAGACGCTGTCCCAGGCGCCGCTGACGGCCGAGGACTCGATGGGGCAGGAGACCACGAAGCTGTCGCTGGGCGCGCGAGGGTGGGCGCTCCTGGACGCGGACGTGGCGAAGGCGGACGAGGTGACGGTGCACCTGGGGCCCGGCGCGGCGCTGAAGCAGGCCGCCATCGTCGTCCCGAAAATCGTGGGGCAGATGGTGAAGGTGCTCGCGGGGCTGGTGACGCGCGACGTGCCGCTGAGCACGGTGGGTGGCCCCATCATGATGTATCAGCTCGCCGCCAAGAGCGCCGAGCAGGGGTTGGACTCGTTCCTCAACCTGATGGCCATCATCTCCATCAACCTGGGCGTGATGAACCTCCTGCCCATCCCCGTGCTGGATGGCTTCGCGCTGCTGTCCGCCGCGTGGGAGGGCATCCGCCGCCGCCCCATCCCCGTGCGCGTGCGCGAGGCCGCCAACATGGTGGGCCTGGCGCTGCTCATCCTCCTCATGCTGCTGGTCTTCACCAACGACATCACCCGCTAG
- the tsaB gene encoding tRNA (adenosine(37)-N6)-threonylcarbamoyltransferase complex dimerization subunit type 1 TsaB gives MFLSLDTSTLTMSLALVERGPDGVRAVEHLVVPPPVKQSEALPGVVGELLARHDTRLADLEGLVVGLGPGSFTGLRIGLATVKSLAYAAQLKVAGASSLAALALEGPEDVPLYCLAVARKDDLYLGAYVRRGGTVEALEPETAMSPQEVAVRMAAEPRAVALGPALVGYHAALVSHGVAAERLVAGHDFPSAVALARLARFPEEFSLQALFAMEPHYVRASEPERNPKFPPLPGPAPTARLKDD, from the coding sequence ATGTTTCTCTCGCTGGACACCTCGACGTTGACGATGTCGCTGGCCCTGGTGGAGCGCGGGCCGGACGGCGTGCGCGCCGTGGAGCACCTGGTGGTGCCCCCGCCCGTCAAGCAGAGCGAAGCGCTGCCAGGGGTCGTCGGTGAGTTGCTGGCCCGACACGACACGCGGCTGGCGGACCTGGAGGGCCTGGTGGTGGGCCTGGGGCCAGGCTCCTTCACGGGCCTGCGCATCGGCCTCGCCACGGTGAAGTCGCTGGCGTACGCGGCGCAGCTCAAGGTGGCGGGGGCGTCGTCGCTGGCGGCCCTCGCGCTGGAGGGCCCGGAGGATGTTCCGCTCTACTGCCTGGCGGTGGCGCGCAAGGACGACCTGTACCTGGGGGCGTACGTCCGGCGCGGCGGGACGGTGGAGGCGCTGGAGCCGGAGACGGCCATGTCGCCCCAGGAAGTGGCGGTGCGGATGGCCGCGGAGCCTCGCGCGGTGGCGCTGGGGCCGGCGCTGGTGGGCTACCACGCGGCGCTGGTGTCGCACGGTGTCGCCGCCGAGCGGCTCGTCGCTGGGCATGACTTCCCATCGGCGGTGGCGCTGGCGAGGCTGGCGCGCTTCCCGGAGGAGTTCTCGCTCCAGGCGCTCTTCGCCATGGAGCCGCACTACGTGCGCGCCTCCGAGCCGGAGCGCAATCCGAAGTTCCCTCCGCTGCCGGGGCCCGCGCCCACGGCGCGCTTGAAGGACGACTGA
- a CDS encoding MXAN_2561 family MXYO-CTERM-anchored protein, translating into MRHIFVVLLLTASTALGQSVTFTGAAIQDGEISVSLDDCAKKIPVTWTKTGTLLCGDLTLFLTKGSCSAEDPGASGNKVLKTIKQSDSITTEAIELQMSVVLAEGGLTCAAQTANVVYKLCASTKVQTISTGLCPDKPSSVGKPDVNFILDPIAPEAPPAPAVTGLDSALSVSVAPTSDTTRLKVEVVEMTQGDDGGVATPGEVVRSKEQVTPNNVFRMDGLENGKTYGVRAIAFDKAGNQGKASELATGAPIASNGFFDEYVDAGGQETGGCGAGGGGLAVGAAMAALGFWLTSRRKQS; encoded by the coding sequence ATGCGCCACATATTTGTCGTGCTCCTGCTCACCGCATCGACCGCCCTGGGGCAGTCCGTGACCTTCACGGGTGCGGCCATCCAGGATGGCGAAATCTCTGTCTCCCTGGACGATTGCGCGAAGAAGATTCCAGTCACCTGGACGAAGACGGGCACTTTGTTGTGCGGCGATCTCACCCTGTTCCTGACCAAGGGTTCGTGCTCGGCGGAGGACCCGGGGGCGAGCGGCAACAAGGTTCTCAAGACCATCAAGCAGTCCGACAGCATCACCACGGAAGCCATCGAGTTGCAGATGAGCGTCGTGCTTGCCGAAGGGGGGCTCACCTGTGCTGCTCAGACGGCGAATGTCGTCTACAAGCTCTGTGCCTCGACGAAGGTGCAGACCATCTCCACCGGGCTGTGCCCGGACAAGCCGTCGAGCGTTGGCAAGCCTGATGTCAACTTCATCCTGGACCCCATTGCGCCCGAGGCGCCGCCGGCTCCCGCGGTGACGGGGCTGGACAGTGCGCTGAGCGTCAGTGTGGCGCCGACCAGTGACACGACCCGACTGAAGGTGGAGGTCGTGGAGATGACGCAGGGCGACGATGGCGGCGTCGCCACGCCAGGCGAGGTGGTGCGCTCCAAGGAGCAGGTGACGCCGAACAACGTCTTCCGCATGGATGGGCTGGAGAACGGCAAGACGTACGGGGTGCGAGCCATCGCCTTCGACAAGGCGGGCAACCAGGGCAAGGCCTCCGAGCTGGCGACGGGCGCGCCCATTGCCAGCAACGGTTTCTTTGATGAGTACGTCGACGCGGGCGGCCAGGAGACGGGTGGCTGCGGCGCGGGCGGTGGTGGTCTTGCTGTGGGCGCCGCGATGGCGGCTCTGGGTTTCTGGCTGACGTCCAGGAGGAAGCAGTCATGA